A stretch of the Sorangium aterium genome encodes the following:
- a CDS encoding lamin tail domain-containing protein: MHTRNLLTIALLAAPPLALAPLMACGGDDETGGGGASSSSTTASSSGEGGGGGEAGAGGEGGAGGAGGAGGGDGGGGAVPGEPAGHVLISEIVVRPGAAEFIEIWNPTEAEIDLTNYYLSDNSVYYAITTGTAWAPTGSAGTDFLVQFPPGTMIPAGGRLVLASDDGFELEYQRCADFALDETPIPCGGDDVPPMIAPTNGALGAQSGALLTDGGEMVILFEWDGTERSPLKDIDYVIWGEELGNSAMAYKTGKAGYADDTARGSQRPAAAAGSGASLVRCSDVEFGELLTEGNGISGHDETSEWLDISFTVASTPTPGEENDCP, translated from the coding sequence ATGCACACGCGCAACCTGCTCACCATCGCACTCCTCGCAGCCCCCCCTCTGGCGCTCGCCCCCCTCATGGCGTGCGGCGGTGACGACGAGACGGGAGGAGGTGGAGCGAGCTCCTCCAGCACCACCGCGAGCAGCTCCGGCGAAGGCGGCGGCGGCGGTGAGGCCGGCGCCGGCGGGGAAGGCGGCGCGGGCGGCGCCGGCGGCGCTGGCGGAGGAGACGGCGGCGGCGGCGCGGTCCCCGGTGAGCCGGCCGGCCACGTGCTGATCTCGGAGATCGTCGTCAGACCCGGAGCGGCCGAGTTCATCGAGATCTGGAACCCGACCGAGGCCGAGATCGACCTCACCAACTACTACCTTTCGGACAACAGCGTTTATTATGCCATCACCACGGGTACCGCCTGGGCGCCGACCGGCAGCGCAGGGACGGACTTCCTCGTCCAGTTCCCCCCCGGGACCATGATTCCTGCGGGCGGACGCCTCGTGCTGGCGAGCGATGACGGCTTCGAGCTCGAGTACCAGCGGTGCGCCGACTTCGCCCTGGACGAGACGCCCATCCCCTGCGGGGGGGACGACGTGCCGCCCATGATCGCGCCGACGAACGGCGCACTCGGGGCGCAATCGGGCGCGCTGCTCACCGACGGCGGAGAGATGGTGATCCTCTTCGAGTGGGACGGCACGGAGCGCAGCCCGCTCAAGGACATCGATTACGTCATCTGGGGCGAGGAGCTGGGGAACTCGGCGATGGCGTACAAGACCGGCAAGGCCGGTTATGCCGATGACACCGCGCGCGGCAGCCAGCGGCCGGCCGCTGCCGCCGGCAGCGGAGCGAGCCTGGTCCGCTGTAGCGATGTCGAGTTCGGCGAGCTCTTGACCGAAGGCAACGGCATCAGCGGGCACGACGAGACGAGCGAGTGGCTCGACATCAGCTTCACCGTGGCGTCCACGCCGACGCCCGGCGAAGAGAACGACTGCCCGTGA
- a CDS encoding hydroxymethylglutaryl-CoA lyase produces MAEGTAAHESADRAAASAPLFARVADEVSIFEVSPRDGLQNEAAMIPIDGKRRLIAALVAAGLRKIEITSFVSPKWVPQLADAEELARTLPAERGVTFSALCPNARGLERALAVGLREIAVFLSSSEAHNRANINKSIDDTLSVFSEIVPPAREAGLAVRAYVSTVWGCPYEGDVDPARVVRIAERLIDLGCYQVSLGDTIGVGTPRQTHDIVRRFLDAMPPERFALHLHDTRGTALANILVGLELGVRDFDASVAGVGGCPYAPGAAGNMATEDLVFMLHGMGVRTGVDLDKLIEAGNVAEQVIGRPLPGKVHRAGPFRLRRQPTRD; encoded by the coding sequence ATGGCCGAGGGCACCGCCGCTCACGAGAGCGCGGATCGCGCCGCCGCCTCGGCGCCGCTCTTCGCCCGCGTCGCGGACGAGGTCTCGATCTTCGAGGTGAGCCCGCGGGACGGGCTCCAGAACGAGGCGGCGATGATCCCGATCGACGGCAAGCGGCGGCTCATCGCGGCGCTCGTCGCCGCCGGTCTCCGCAAGATCGAGATCACGAGCTTCGTCTCGCCGAAGTGGGTGCCGCAGCTCGCCGACGCCGAGGAGCTCGCGCGGACGCTCCCGGCCGAGCGGGGCGTGACCTTCAGCGCCCTGTGCCCGAACGCGCGCGGCCTCGAGCGCGCGCTCGCCGTGGGCCTGCGCGAGATCGCCGTCTTCCTGAGCTCGAGCGAGGCGCACAACCGCGCCAACATCAACAAGTCGATCGACGACACGCTCTCGGTGTTCTCGGAGATCGTCCCTCCGGCGCGCGAGGCGGGCCTCGCCGTGCGCGCCTACGTCTCGACCGTGTGGGGCTGCCCGTACGAGGGCGACGTCGACCCTGCCCGGGTCGTTCGCATCGCGGAGCGGCTCATCGACCTCGGCTGCTACCAGGTCTCCCTCGGCGACACGATCGGCGTCGGCACCCCGCGGCAGACGCACGACATCGTCCGCCGCTTCCTCGACGCGATGCCGCCCGAGCGGTTCGCGCTGCACCTGCACGACACGCGCGGCACGGCGCTCGCGAACATCCTGGTCGGCCTCGAGCTCGGGGTGCGCGACTTCGACGCGTCGGTGGCGGGCGTCGGCGGCTGCCCCTACGCGCCGGGCGCGGCGGGCAACATGGCGACGGAGGACCTCGTGTTCATGCTGCACGGGATGGGCGTCCGGACCGGCGTCGATCTCGACAAGCTGATCGAGGCGGGGAACGTCGCCGAGCAGGTCATCGGCCGCCCGCTCCCGGGCAAGGTCCACCGCGCCGGCCCGTTCCGGTTGCGCCGCCAGCCGACCCGGGACTGA
- a CDS encoding putative metal-binding motif-containing protein, whose protein sequence is MGRRARRKAALAAALLGTVLAGGSLSGGCGARTGLNIPPPAPECEVDADCPGVEDLCKPVFCQLFEAGQPDGGAAPSPEGAAPRRGGECVALEPVDCDDGDPCTKDTCESATGACIYGPSTLDIDGDGFRAALPGTIPGEPLSCGDDCDDASAAAFPGGIEICDGVDNDCDGTVDNGARFVPLDTDATRISGDIAPAGAGGLAWSGTSYASLYTGTTQGFNVYRSMISVDGQPLAPGEEVITPKNGDASGGPIVWVGDRYGAAWQDRRDGDYEVYFSLLDEDGQKVEGGDRRLSKAPGFSVNVTLTWNDAEFIPVWQDERNGLFDLFAQRIDIDGNLIGDNVQLTEASNGLGNEAPSAAAGQGGIGVAWSTGDAATHFIQFRTFTAELDPRSEIVTLTTGETDAVYPTVVWNRDRYVIAWFDKSASLKAIYAAAVSEDGQILTPPTPISDPGPFRSRYPFLRPLGDRLLAIYSDDRDQNDGYELYAVTVNADLVPISAEQRLTFAPRDSIGPVATFGPEGDVGILFRDDREGGEHHVFFTRLGCIAGD, encoded by the coding sequence ATGGGTCGGCGCGCGCGCCGGAAGGCGGCGCTGGCGGCGGCCCTGCTCGGGACGGTCCTTGCCGGCGGCTCGCTCTCGGGGGGGTGCGGGGCGCGGACCGGGCTGAACATCCCGCCGCCCGCGCCGGAGTGCGAGGTGGACGCCGACTGCCCCGGCGTCGAGGATCTCTGCAAGCCCGTGTTCTGCCAGCTCTTCGAGGCGGGGCAGCCCGACGGCGGCGCGGCGCCCTCGCCCGAGGGCGCGGCCCCGCGGCGCGGCGGGGAGTGCGTCGCGCTGGAGCCGGTGGACTGCGACGACGGCGACCCCTGCACCAAGGACACGTGCGAGAGCGCGACCGGGGCGTGCATCTACGGGCCGTCGACGCTCGACATCGACGGCGACGGCTTCCGCGCGGCGCTGCCCGGCACGATCCCCGGCGAGCCGCTCTCGTGCGGCGACGACTGCGACGACGCGAGCGCCGCGGCCTTCCCTGGGGGGATCGAGATCTGCGACGGCGTCGACAACGACTGCGACGGCACGGTCGACAACGGGGCCCGCTTCGTGCCGCTCGACACCGACGCGACCCGCATCTCGGGCGACATCGCGCCGGCCGGCGCCGGCGGGCTCGCCTGGAGCGGGACGTCGTACGCGTCGCTCTACACCGGGACCACGCAGGGCTTCAACGTGTACCGCTCGATGATCAGCGTCGACGGGCAGCCGCTCGCGCCGGGCGAGGAGGTCATCACGCCGAAGAACGGCGACGCCTCCGGCGGACCGATCGTGTGGGTCGGCGATCGGTACGGCGCCGCGTGGCAGGACCGGCGCGACGGCGACTACGAGGTGTACTTCTCCCTGCTCGACGAGGACGGCCAGAAGGTGGAGGGCGGCGATCGGCGGCTCTCGAAGGCGCCCGGCTTCTCCGTCAACGTGACGCTCACCTGGAACGACGCGGAGTTCATCCCCGTCTGGCAGGACGAGCGCAACGGCCTCTTCGATCTGTTCGCGCAGCGCATCGACATCGACGGCAACCTGATCGGCGACAACGTCCAGCTCACGGAGGCGTCGAACGGCCTCGGCAACGAGGCGCCGTCCGCGGCGGCCGGCCAGGGCGGCATCGGGGTCGCGTGGTCCACGGGCGACGCGGCCACGCATTTCATCCAGTTCCGGACGTTCACCGCCGAGCTCGATCCGCGCTCGGAGATCGTCACGCTGACGACCGGCGAGACCGACGCGGTCTATCCGACGGTGGTCTGGAACCGCGATCGCTACGTCATCGCGTGGTTCGACAAATCGGCGAGCCTCAAGGCCATCTATGCGGCGGCGGTCTCGGAGGACGGCCAGATCCTCACGCCGCCCACGCCCATCTCGGACCCTGGGCCCTTCCGCTCCCGGTACCCGTTCCTGCGCCCGCTCGGCGATCGGCTGCTCGCGATCTACTCGGACGATCGCGATCAGAACGACGGCTACGAGCTCTACGCGGTCACGGTCAACGCGGATCTCGTGCCGATCAGCGCAGAGCAGCGGCTCACCTTCGCGCCCCGCGACAGCATCGGCCCGGTCGCGACGTTCGGGCCGGAGGGCGACGTGGGCATCCTCTTCCGCGACGATCGCGAGGGCGGCGAGCACCACGTCTTCTTCACGCGCCTCGGGTGCATCGCGGGCGACTGA
- a CDS encoding cyclic nucleotide-binding domain-containing protein: MIVPERIEQLSKVPLFKGLTPAALELISRVASEETHALGTKIFQHGDPGDKLYILLEGKVRISREIAGIGEEALAVLGPGAVFGEMALLDEAPRSADARVHERCRLLTVSKDAFEDLLFLHKELAYEVLWNVVRMLVQRLRETNNKLTFLSVSGKFE, translated from the coding sequence GTGATCGTCCCCGAACGGATCGAGCAGCTCTCGAAGGTCCCTCTCTTCAAGGGCCTCACCCCGGCCGCGCTGGAGCTCATCTCACGCGTCGCGAGCGAAGAGACGCACGCCCTCGGCACCAAGATCTTTCAGCACGGGGATCCGGGCGACAAGCTCTACATCCTGCTCGAAGGCAAGGTCCGGATCAGCCGGGAGATCGCCGGGATCGGCGAGGAGGCGCTCGCGGTGCTCGGCCCGGGCGCCGTGTTCGGCGAGATGGCGCTGCTCGACGAGGCCCCCCGCTCCGCCGACGCGCGCGTCCACGAGCGCTGCCGGTTGCTCACCGTGTCGAAGGACGCGTTCGAGGACCTGCTCTTCCTGCACAAGGAGCTCGCGTACGAGGTCCTCTGGAACGTCGTCCGGATGCTCGTCCAGCGGCTCCGCGAGACGAACAACAAGCTCACGTTCCTCTCCGTCTCAGGCAAATTCGAGTAG
- a CDS encoding formylglycine-generating enzyme family protein yields MRPPLPPHPLARRPVLSLARSPLFAAGVAALGLAVLGLPSPRPAAAARAACPAGMASVRGTFCIDRFEASTVELLSGGGKRRHSPFEPVGKLKVKAVSRRGVKPQAYVSRDQAEAACQNAGKRLCTDDEWVTACKGKRATVFPYGRERERGACNDSGVSSFNRYFGQGGEAPLSAFTWANMNDDRLNQLPGTLAPAGAFRRCRSSFGVNDMVGNLHEWTSAPRGTFRGGYYLDSAKHGDGCEYKTTAHSPGYHDYSTGFRCCK; encoded by the coding sequence ATGCGACCGCCTCTCCCGCCTCACCCCCTCGCGCGCCGGCCCGTCCTGTCGCTCGCGCGCTCGCCGCTCTTCGCCGCGGGCGTCGCGGCGCTCGGCCTCGCGGTCCTCGGGCTGCCGAGCCCACGGCCGGCCGCCGCCGCGCGCGCCGCGTGCCCCGCAGGAATGGCCTCGGTGCGCGGGACGTTCTGCATCGATCGCTTCGAGGCGAGCACCGTCGAGCTGCTCTCCGGCGGCGGAAAGCGCCGGCACTCGCCGTTCGAGCCGGTCGGCAAGCTGAAGGTGAAGGCGGTGAGCCGGCGCGGCGTGAAGCCGCAGGCGTACGTCAGCCGGGATCAGGCCGAGGCCGCCTGCCAGAACGCCGGCAAGCGGCTCTGCACGGACGACGAGTGGGTCACCGCGTGCAAGGGCAAGCGCGCGACGGTGTTCCCTTACGGACGCGAGCGGGAGCGCGGCGCCTGCAACGACAGCGGCGTCTCGTCGTTCAACCGCTACTTCGGCCAGGGGGGCGAGGCCCCGCTGTCGGCGTTCACGTGGGCCAACATGAACGACGACCGCCTGAACCAGCTCCCGGGCACGCTGGCGCCCGCGGGCGCGTTCCGCCGCTGCAGGAGCAGCTTCGGCGTCAACGACATGGTGGGCAACCTGCACGAGTGGACGAGCGCGCCGCGCGGGACCTTCCGCGGCGGCTACTACCTCGACAGCGCCAAGCACGGCGACGGCTGCGAGTACAAGACCACCGCGCACTCGCCCGGGTACCACGACTACTCGACCGGCTTCCGCTGCTGCAAGTGA
- a CDS encoding ExbD/TolR family protein — MAGMSRNDDDEMISGINVTPLVDITLVLLIIFMVTAKIIVSQSLPLDLPKAAQGQEVQLIFGLELHANGDTLADGKKLASEDAILPIAREAQAKNPELRAVIRADTTVPHGRVIRALDLLKQAGVSKIAFGVTPIAPEPGAAPGTAPGAPAAPAPAAPAPATPSPAP, encoded by the coding sequence ATGGCCGGCATGAGCCGCAACGACGATGACGAGATGATCAGCGGCATCAACGTCACGCCGCTCGTCGACATCACCCTCGTCCTCCTCATCATCTTCATGGTGACGGCCAAGATCATCGTCTCGCAGTCGCTCCCCCTCGATCTGCCGAAGGCGGCGCAGGGGCAGGAGGTGCAGCTCATCTTCGGTCTCGAGCTGCACGCGAACGGCGACACGCTCGCCGACGGCAAGAAGCTCGCGAGCGAGGACGCCATCCTGCCGATCGCGCGCGAGGCCCAGGCGAAGAACCCGGAGCTCCGCGCCGTGATCCGCGCCGACACGACGGTCCCGCACGGCCGGGTGATCCGCGCGCTCGATCTGCTGAAGCAGGCCGGCGTCTCCAAGATCGCGTTCGGCGTGACGCCGATCGCGCCCGAGCCCGGCGCGGCCCCGGGTACGGCGCCGGGCGCCCCTGCCGCGCCTGCCCCGGCGGCCCCCGCGCCCGCAACCCCGAGCCCCGCGCCGTGA
- the truD gene encoding tRNA pseudouridine(13) synthase TruD yields the protein MTATAPPDAGATAAGSRGDLPAPAGSPDDLPAALLRSSPADFVVEELPAYAPSGRGEHVFVTFRKTGRNTPDAVRAIALALGADPGGAGFAGMKDRHAITTQTASFQLPLAQDPAPLLEKAELPGIEVLAVTRHDNKLKPGHLLGNRFRIALRGIAPAALPLAEQRLAEIGRAGVPNAFGPQRFGRNGDNPERALAWISGRERGPRDKREQRLLFSALQSLWFNEVLARREADGTWSAVLPGDLAKKRDSGGLFLVPLEGPELADAEARAAALAISATGPMFGRKMRWPEGAPGALEREVLTAAIGDPRKLDAFAHAGEGTRRPLRLEVDDLEVSAMEATAGDAAVRATTREAADDPDVRHGIVVSFVLPKGGYATTVLGRVFRLVDASAPRPPIGRPGAASAPPPEEDEVEEGQPAVDP from the coding sequence ATGACAGCCACCGCCCCGCCCGACGCGGGCGCCACGGCCGCGGGCTCGCGCGGCGACCTCCCCGCGCCCGCGGGCTCGCCCGACGATCTTCCCGCGGCCCTGCTCCGGAGCTCCCCCGCCGACTTCGTCGTCGAGGAGCTCCCCGCCTATGCGCCGAGCGGCCGCGGCGAGCACGTGTTCGTGACCTTCCGCAAGACGGGGCGCAACACCCCCGACGCGGTCCGGGCCATCGCGCTCGCGCTCGGGGCCGACCCGGGCGGCGCCGGCTTCGCCGGCATGAAGGACCGGCACGCGATCACGACGCAGACCGCGTCGTTCCAGCTCCCCCTCGCGCAGGACCCAGCGCCCCTGCTCGAGAAGGCGGAGCTGCCCGGGATCGAGGTCCTCGCGGTCACCCGCCACGACAACAAGCTCAAGCCGGGGCACCTCCTCGGCAACCGGTTCAGGATCGCGCTCCGGGGCATCGCCCCCGCGGCGCTCCCGCTCGCCGAGCAACGCCTCGCCGAGATCGGCCGCGCCGGCGTGCCGAACGCGTTCGGGCCTCAGCGGTTCGGAAGGAACGGCGACAACCCCGAGCGCGCGCTCGCGTGGATCTCGGGTCGGGAGCGCGGGCCCCGCGACAAGCGCGAGCAGCGGCTGCTCTTCTCGGCGCTCCAGTCGCTCTGGTTCAACGAGGTGCTCGCGCGCCGCGAGGCGGACGGCACCTGGAGCGCCGTGCTCCCCGGCGATCTCGCCAAGAAGCGCGACAGCGGCGGGCTGTTCCTCGTGCCGCTCGAGGGCCCGGAGCTCGCGGACGCCGAGGCGCGCGCCGCCGCGCTCGCGATCTCGGCGACGGGCCCGATGTTCGGCCGGAAGATGCGCTGGCCCGAGGGCGCCCCGGGCGCGCTGGAGCGCGAGGTGCTCACGGCGGCGATCGGCGACCCTCGCAAGCTCGACGCGTTCGCCCACGCCGGAGAAGGCACGCGGCGCCCGCTGCGCCTGGAGGTGGACGACCTCGAGGTGTCCGCCATGGAGGCGACCGCCGGGGACGCGGCGGTGAGAGCCACCACGCGAGAAGCCGCGGACGATCCGGATGTACGGCACGGAATCGTCGTCTCGTTTGTGCTACCGAAGGGCGGCTACGCGACGACCGTCCTTGGGCGAGTCTTCCGGCTCGTCGACGCCTCCGCCCCCCGGCCCCCCATCGGCAGGCCTGGGGCGGCGAGCGCCCCTCCTCCGGAGGAGGACGAAGTCGAGGAAGGGCAGCCCGCCGTCGATCCGTAA
- a CDS encoding MotA/TolQ/ExbB proton channel family protein: MNLVEWLQRIMVGFGAAWVMWLMIALSVVSVAIILERAWFFWSLRDDLTVLARDLKTSLDDSIEAARRRMDASPSAEAAVVAAGLAVAHQGPEAAEEAMAGAAALQRMKLERRLAYLGTLGNNAPFIGLFGTVIGVVGAFDALGQAAKTPVAQATSQAMAPQAVMSSIAEALVATAVGLAVAIPAVAANNFFQRMIKSTLANTEALTRVLLAHLKIDPAFAGAAPTAAVEQPRGKAARASRQEEHKKGGAGEEER; the protein is encoded by the coding sequence ATGAACCTCGTCGAGTGGCTGCAGCGCATCATGGTCGGATTCGGGGCCGCCTGGGTCATGTGGTTGATGATCGCGCTCAGCGTCGTCTCGGTCGCCATCATCCTGGAGCGCGCCTGGTTCTTCTGGTCGCTCCGCGACGACCTCACCGTCCTCGCGCGGGATCTCAAGACGTCCCTCGACGATTCCATCGAGGCGGCGCGGCGGCGGATGGACGCCTCGCCCTCGGCCGAGGCGGCGGTCGTCGCGGCCGGCCTCGCGGTGGCGCACCAGGGCCCCGAGGCGGCCGAGGAGGCCATGGCCGGCGCCGCGGCGCTCCAGCGCATGAAGCTGGAGCGGCGCCTCGCCTACCTGGGCACGCTCGGCAACAACGCGCCGTTCATCGGGCTGTTCGGCACCGTCATCGGCGTCGTCGGCGCCTTCGACGCGCTCGGCCAGGCGGCGAAGACGCCCGTGGCGCAGGCGACGTCGCAGGCCATGGCGCCGCAGGCGGTCATGTCGAGCATCGCCGAGGCGCTCGTCGCGACCGCGGTCGGCCTCGCGGTCGCCATCCCGGCGGTCGCCGCGAACAACTTCTTCCAGCGCATGATCAAGTCGACGCTCGCCAACACCGAGGCGCTGACGCGCGTCCTGCTCGCGCACCTCAAGATCGATCCGGCGTTCGCCGGGGCCGCGCCCACCGCCGCCGTCGAGCAGCCGCGGGGCAAGGCCGCGAGGGCGTCGCGGCAGGAAGAGCACAAGAAGGGCGGCGCGGGCGAGGAGGAGCGCTGA
- a CDS encoding energy transducer TonB yields MSQVTSDRAAGAVHDGRRRDERGGAEPGGAKDPSPALASRAPGRAADRRRGADPLAAVLALGDRASRVGAFLGVTLAVTSHGAASARAIVSGSLRDMRHVVGEMRAGIHDYLWAIYEVDVPPPKVEQPKPPEPEPPPPAPEPEPVPKVAPPPQANTPPPKDDPYDPPPAAAAAAKVLTKEPDPDEVLDMTDRGIASGDGQGVGYGQVAGAGTAKTPTFNPNAKVGGVVGGKGTGDPVPPPPPAGPDRSAPPGLIGSSNWNCPFPPEADVDQIDQAKVVLMVTVRPDGSPLSVKVVSDPGHGFGRSARMCALGRRYNPGKDRSGASIAATTPPITVTFTR; encoded by the coding sequence ATGAGCCAGGTCACGAGCGATCGCGCCGCGGGGGCGGTCCACGACGGCCGCCGCCGAGACGAGCGCGGCGGCGCCGAGCCCGGGGGAGCCAAAGATCCCTCGCCCGCCCTCGCCTCGCGCGCGCCGGGCCGCGCCGCCGATCGCCGGCGCGGCGCGGATCCGCTCGCCGCGGTGCTCGCCCTCGGCGACCGCGCGTCGCGCGTCGGCGCCTTTCTCGGGGTCACGCTGGCGGTCACGAGCCACGGCGCGGCCTCGGCCCGGGCCATCGTCTCGGGGTCGCTGCGCGACATGCGGCACGTGGTCGGGGAGATGCGCGCCGGCATCCACGACTACCTCTGGGCGATCTACGAGGTCGACGTCCCGCCGCCGAAGGTCGAGCAGCCCAAGCCGCCGGAGCCCGAGCCGCCGCCGCCGGCGCCCGAGCCCGAGCCTGTCCCCAAGGTCGCGCCGCCTCCCCAGGCGAACACCCCGCCGCCCAAGGACGACCCGTACGACCCGCCCCCCGCCGCCGCCGCGGCCGCGAAGGTCCTGACGAAAGAGCCGGATCCGGACGAGGTCCTCGACATGACCGATCGCGGGATCGCGAGCGGCGACGGGCAGGGCGTCGGCTACGGCCAGGTGGCCGGCGCGGGCACGGCGAAGACCCCCACGTTCAACCCGAACGCGAAGGTCGGGGGCGTCGTGGGCGGCAAGGGCACGGGCGACCCCGTCCCGCCCCCGCCCCCCGCGGGGCCGGACCGCTCCGCGCCGCCCGGGCTGATCGGCAGCAGCAACTGGAACTGTCCTTTCCCTCCGGAGGCCGACGTCGACCAGATCGACCAGGCGAAGGTCGTCCTCATGGTCACGGTGCGCCCCGACGGCAGCCCGCTCTCGGTCAAGGTCGTCAGTGATCCTGGCCACGGCTTCGGTCGCTCCGCGCGCATGTGCGCGCTCGGCCGCCGCTACAACCCCGGCAAAGATCGCTCCGGCGCCTCGATCGCCGCCACGACGCCGCCCATCACGGTGACGTTCACGCGCTAG
- the purF gene encoding amidophosphoribosyltransferase — translation MCGVFGIFGHPEAANMTYLGLHALQHRGQESAGIVSSDGERLFGHRAMGRVQSGFAPSDLATLPGERAIGHVRYSTAGGSHLKNAQPLGVDYARGSLAVAHNGNLTNHEALRDRLEARGSIYQTASDTESIVHLIAMSKKEALRDRIAEALMEVEGAYSLLFLTERELIAVRDPRAIRPLCLGEMASASGVAHVVASESTAFDLIGARKVRDVAPGEMLIISADGVRSEFPFAQEQRKLCIFEHVYFARPDSTLQGVSVYEVRKAFGRRLAAEQPVVPGDDLVVIPVPDSGVPAAIGFADRARAPFEMGLIRSHYVGRTFIEPQQSIRHFGVRLKLNPNRAVIEGKRVVVIDDSIVRGTTSRKIVKMIRDAGAREVHVRISSPPTRWPCYYGIDTPTRSELIASSHSVDEISSYLTADSVGYLSLEGLVESVRSLEVRAGDAAGARPSADSYCHACFSGSYPISFTPAAPNRQLRMVSG, via the coding sequence ATGTGCGGTGTGTTCGGAATCTTTGGCCACCCCGAGGCGGCCAACATGACCTACCTCGGGTTGCACGCGCTCCAGCATCGAGGGCAGGAGTCGGCGGGTATCGTCAGCAGCGACGGGGAGCGCCTCTTCGGCCACCGCGCCATGGGGCGGGTGCAGTCCGGCTTCGCTCCGTCCGATCTCGCGACGCTGCCCGGCGAGCGCGCCATCGGCCACGTCCGCTACTCCACCGCGGGCGGCTCGCACCTGAAGAACGCGCAGCCGCTGGGCGTCGACTACGCGCGCGGCTCGCTGGCGGTCGCGCACAACGGCAACCTCACGAACCATGAGGCCCTGCGCGATCGGCTCGAGGCGCGCGGCTCGATCTACCAGACCGCGAGCGACACCGAGTCGATCGTCCACCTCATCGCGATGAGCAAGAAGGAAGCGCTGCGCGATCGCATCGCGGAGGCGCTCATGGAGGTGGAGGGCGCCTACTCGCTGCTCTTCTTGACCGAGCGCGAGCTCATCGCCGTGCGCGATCCGCGCGCGATCCGGCCGCTCTGCCTGGGCGAGATGGCGAGCGCGAGCGGCGTCGCCCACGTGGTCGCGAGCGAGTCGACGGCGTTCGACCTCATCGGCGCGCGCAAGGTGCGCGACGTCGCGCCGGGCGAGATGCTGATCATCAGCGCCGACGGCGTGCGCTCCGAGTTCCCCTTCGCGCAGGAGCAGCGCAAGCTCTGCATCTTCGAGCACGTCTACTTCGCCCGGCCCGACTCGACCCTCCAGGGCGTCAGCGTCTACGAGGTCCGCAAGGCGTTCGGCCGGCGCCTCGCCGCCGAGCAGCCGGTCGTGCCCGGCGACGATCTCGTCGTGATCCCCGTGCCCGACTCGGGCGTGCCGGCCGCGATCGGCTTCGCCGACCGCGCGCGCGCCCCCTTCGAGATGGGGCTCATCCGCAGCCACTACGTCGGCCGCACGTTCATCGAGCCGCAGCAGTCGATCCGGCACTTCGGCGTCCGGCTCAAGCTCAACCCGAACCGGGCGGTGATCGAGGGCAAGCGGGTCGTCGTCATCGACGACTCGATCGTCCGCGGGACGACGAGCCGGAAGATCGTCAAGATGATCCGCGACGCCGGCGCGCGCGAGGTGCACGTCCGCATCTCGAGCCCGCCCACGCGCTGGCCCTGCTACTACGGGATCGACACGCCGACGCGGTCGGAGCTCATCGCGTCGAGCCACTCGGTGGACGAGATCTCCAGCTACCTGACGGCCGACAGCGTCGGGTACCTGTCGCTGGAGGGCCTCGTCGAGAGCGTGCGATCCCTCGAGGTGCGCGCCGGGGACGCCGCCGGCGCGCGGCCGTCGGCGGACAGCTACTGCCACGCGTGCTTCTCCGGGAGCTACCCGATCTCCTTCACACCGGCCGCGCCGAACCGGCAGCTACGGATGGTGAGCGGTTGA
- a CDS encoding peptidylprolyl isomerase produces MNARTLAIQSIAALATLSALAGCSKTPEPTAEEAPKPKTTPASTGLAGGKAETAEKERPQPQKRKVTAKPVAEVKPSEDDPVKGKWTLDDATKGLPPGKTLTASIETDLGTLSCKLLDDKAPITVANFVGLARGIRPWKTPEGTWEKKPAYDGTIFHRIIKGFMIQGGDAKKNGTGEAGYVIPDEVWEDGSHDRAGLLCMANRGKNTNSAQFFITDAAAFHLDNGYTIFGECGPEELVHKLAGVEVKGERPVTPPVIKKVTITRQ; encoded by the coding sequence ATGAACGCTCGAACCCTCGCCATTCAGTCCATCGCCGCCCTCGCCACGCTCTCGGCCCTCGCGGGATGTTCGAAGACCCCGGAGCCCACGGCCGAAGAAGCGCCGAAGCCGAAGACCACGCCTGCGTCGACGGGGCTGGCCGGAGGCAAGGCGGAGACGGCGGAGAAGGAGCGCCCTCAGCCGCAGAAGCGCAAGGTCACCGCGAAGCCGGTCGCCGAGGTCAAGCCCAGCGAGGACGACCCGGTCAAGGGCAAGTGGACGCTCGACGACGCCACCAAGGGGCTCCCGCCGGGCAAGACGTTGACCGCGTCGATCGAGACCGACCTCGGCACGCTGTCCTGCAAGCTGCTGGACGACAAGGCGCCGATCACCGTCGCCAATTTCGTCGGCCTGGCGCGAGGGATCAGGCCCTGGAAGACGCCGGAGGGGACATGGGAGAAGAAGCCCGCTTACGACGGGACGATCTTCCACCGCATCATCAAGGGATTCATGATCCAGGGCGGTGACGCGAAGAAGAACGGCACCGGCGAGGCCGGTTACGTCATCCCCGACGAGGTCTGGGAGGACGGCAGCCACGATCGCGCGGGGCTCCTGTGCATGGCGAACCGCGGCAAGAACACGAACTCCGCGCAGTTCTTCATCACCGACGCGGCGGCGTTCCACCTCGACAACGGCTACACCATCTTCGGTGAGTGCGGGCCCGAGGAGCTCGTCCACAAGCTGGCCGGCGTCGAGGTCAAGGGCGAACGCCCGGTCACCCCGCCGGTCATCAAGAAGGTGACGATCACCCGGCAGTGA